A region of Myxococcaceae bacterium DNA encodes the following proteins:
- a CDS encoding 30S ribosomal protein S21, which translates to MTKVAVRDGEPIDRALKRFKRKVEQSGVLKEVRKREHYVKPSIKKKLKARAAEARARKREKRVFVPKGTV; encoded by the coding sequence TTGACGAAAGTAGCAGTCCGAGATGGTGAACCCATCGATCGCGCTTTGAAGCGATTCAAGCGTAAAGTCGAGCAGTCGGGTGTTTTGAAAGAAGTTCGTAAGCGCGAACACTATGTCAAACCCTCCATTAAGAAGAAACTGAAAGCACGAGCCGCTGAGGCACGCGCTCGAAAGCGTGAGAAACGCGTATTTGTTCCGAAAGGAACCGTTTGA